Within Thermomicrobiales bacterium, the genomic segment CGGCCTTCTGGATCCGATTTAGCGTGTTGCCGTTAGTCTCGCCGCGGACCACGGTCCCGGTTGCCGCCATCGCGGCGCGGACCCCGATCGCCATCGCGGCGCTGCGGGCGCGGGCGCTCTTCCGGCATTTCACCGGTAATGGCAGCACGGCGAGAGAGGCTGACCTTCCCGTTCGGCGCGACGTCGATCACCATCACGGTGATCTCATCGCCAACCTGGAACAGGTCTTCGACCTTCGCAACGCGGATGGCCGGGTCTTCCGAGAGCTCCGAGATGTGGACGAGACCGTCGCGGCCGGGAACGAGCTCCACGAATGCGCCATACGGCATGATGCTGACGATCTTGCCGTTGTAGATATCACCCTTCTCGATGCGGATTTCCTGCGTGAGGCTGCGGATCTTCTCGACGGCCTTTTCAGCGCCAACGGGATCAGTGGATGCGATCGAAACGGTGCCGTCGTCCTGGATATCGATCTTGGTGCCGGTCTCTTCCTGAATCGACCGAATCATCTTGCCGCCCGGGCCGATGATCGCGCCGATCTTCTCCGGATTGACCTTGAGCGTGGTCACGCGAGGAGCGTAGCGTGAGAGCTCCTCGCGCGGAACGCTGATCGTTTCGGCCATCTTCTCGAGGATGAACATGCGGCCCGCGTTCGCCTGGGCAAGCGCCTCCCGCATGAGCTCGAAGGAAAGTCCGCGGATCTTGATGTCCATCTGGATCGCGGTGACGCCTTCACTGGTGCCGGCTACCTTGAAGTCCATGTCTCCCAGCGCGTCCTCGATTCCCTGGATGTCCGAGAGAATCGTGTAGGCGCCGGTTTCGGCATCGGTGACCAACCCCATCGCGATACCAGCGACTGGAGCGCTGATCGGCACGCCTGCGTCCATAAGGGACATGGTGCTGCCGCAAACACTGGCCATCGAGGAGGAACCGTTCGAGCTCAGCACCTCAGAAACAAGGCGAATGGTGTACGGGAAATCGGCATCGGGCGGCAAGACTGCTTTCAGCGCGCGTTCCGCCAGCGCACCGTGACCAATGTCGCGACGGCTTGCGCCGCGCAGGCGCCGGACCTCCCCAACGCTGAACGGCGGGAAGTTGTAGTGGTGGATGTAGCGCTTGCTGACCTCGGGCGAAATCGAGTCGAGTCGCTGCTCCTCGGCCGCCGAACCGAGCGTGGCAATCGTGAGGACCTGCGTCTGGCCGCGAGTGAAGATGGCCGAGCCGTGCGTGCGGGGAAGCACGCCGACCTCCGACCAGATCGGGCGTATGTCACCCGGACGACGTCCATCCGGACGCAGCCCGTCGCTCAGGATGGCGTCGCGCACGATGCCTTTGAGCAGCTTGTCGAAGGCGTCGCCGACTTCTTTGGATCCGTAGGCTGCTTCATCGCCTTCGATTGCGGCGGAGAACTGCTCGATCGCGCCTTTGCGGACCTCGTCGGTCCCCTCCATGCGCATCACCTTGTCGGGGTTGTTGACCGCGGCGCGCAGCTGTTCGCCGACGACGCGCTCGACTTTGGCGAAGAGTTCCTTGTCATCCTCGGCAACAGGAACGTCCCATTTCTCGACGCCCGCGGCATCGACCAGGTCGAACTGCGTCGCGACGATCTGTTTGATCTCCTGATGCGCTGCCTCGATGGCGCGAATCAGGGTGACTTCGTCGATCTCATTGGCCTCGCCTTCAACCATCATGATCGCGTCGGACGTTCCGGCCACAACCATGTCGAGGTCGCTCTCTTCGAGATCCTGCAGGCTGGGATTGATGACGATCTCGCCGTCGAACATGCCGACGCGCACTGCGCCGACGGGTCCTTCGAACGGAATCGGGGAGATCATCAATGCAGCGGAAGCGCCGATGATCGAAAGGAGCGCCGGATCATTCTCCTGGTCCGCGGAAAGGACCGACGAGATGATTTGAACTTCATTCCGGTAGCCCTTCGGGAAGAGCGGGCGGATCGGACGGTCGGTCAACCGCGCCGAGAGAATTGCGTTCTCGGTCGGGCGGCCTTCGCGCTTGATGAACCCGCCGGGAATCTTTCCGGCGGCGTACATCTTTTCCTCATAGTCGACCGAAAGTGGGAAGAAGTCCTGGTCTTCGCGCGCGGTGCGGTCACCACCAGCGGTGACGAGCACAACCGACTCACCATAGCTGACGAGCACAGCGCCCTGAGCCTGCTCGGCCAGGCGACCGGTTTCCAGTGTGAGTGTGCGGCCAGCAAT encodes:
- the pnp gene encoding polyribonucleotide nucleotidyltransferase, with the protein product MTNKPKVHTASVEIAGRTLTLETGRLAEQAQGAVLVSYGESVVLVTAGGDRTAREDQDFFPLSVDYEEKMYAAGKIPGGFIKREGRPTENAILSARLTDRPIRPLFPKGYRNEVQIISSVLSADQENDPALLSIIGASAALMISPIPFEGPVGAVRVGMFDGEIVINPSLQDLEESDLDMVVAGTSDAIMMVEGEANEIDEVTLIRAIEAAHQEIKQIVATQFDLVDAAGVEKWDVPVAEDDKELFAKVERVVGEQLRAAVNNPDKVMRMEGTDEVRKGAIEQFSAAIEGDEAAYGSKEVGDAFDKLLKGIVRDAILSDGLRPDGRRPGDIRPIWSEVGVLPRTHGSAIFTRGQTQVLTIATLGSAAEEQRLDSISPEVSKRYIHHYNFPPFSVGEVRRLRGASRRDIGHGALAERALKAVLPPDADFPYTIRLVSEVLSSNGSSSMASVCGSTMSLMDAGVPISAPVAGIAMGLVTDAETGAYTILSDIQGIEDALGDMDFKVAGTSEGVTAIQMDIKIRGLSFELMREALAQANAGRMFILEKMAETISVPREELSRYAPRVTTLKVNPEKIGAIIGPGGKMIRSIQEETGTKIDIQDDGTVSIASTDPVGAEKAVEKIRSLTQEIRIEKGDIYNGKIVSIMPYGAFVELVPGRDGLVHISELSEDPAIRVAKVEDLFQVGDEITVMVIDVAPNGKVSLSRRAAITGEMPEERPRPQRRDGDRGPRRDGGNRDRGPRRD